From the genome of Longispora fulva:
GGCGAACTGGAGACTGATGTGGCCGCCGGGGATCAGCCGCTTGAGCTCGGCCGCGGTGCCCTGGGCCACCAGCGTGCCGTGGTCGAGGACCGCGATCTGATCGGCGAGCTGATCGGCCTCCTCCAGGTACTGGGTGGTGAGGAAGATCGTCACCCCGTCGGCGACCAGGCCCCGGATCGTCTGCCACATCGCGCGCCGGCTACGCGGGTCGAGGCCCGTGGTCGGCTCGTCGAGGAACACGATCCGGGGATCACCGACCAGACCCATCGCCAGATCCAGCCGGCGGCGCATGCCCCCCGAATACGTGGCCGCCATCTTGCCGGCGGCCTCCACCAGGTCGAACTTCGCCAGCAGTTCCTGCGCGCGCACTCGGCCCTCGCGGCGGGGCAGGTGGTGCAGATCGGCCATGAGGTGCAGGTTCTCCCGACCGGTGAGCAGGCCGTCGACGGCGGAGAACTGGCCGGTGACGCCGATCGCCGCCCGGACGGCGTCCGGCGCGCTGGCCACATCGTGCCCGGCGACCCGGACCTCGCCGCCGTCCGCGCCGATCAGGGTGGACAGGATCTGCACCGTGGTGGTCTTGCCGGCGCCGTTCGGGCCGAGCAGGGCGAAGACGCTGCCCTCGGCGACGGTGAGGTCGATGCCGTCGAGGACGAGGTGCTTGCCGTAGGACTTGCGGAGGCCCTTCGCGGTGACCGCGGGTGGGGCCGTGGTGGTGGTCATGGTTTCTCTCGATTCCTGGGTGGAGGCGTGCAGGGTCGCCGGGACGGCGTCGGCCGTGCCGGGAGCTGCCACGCGGTGGGCGTTGGCTGCCGCCGTCGTCGCGGCGGCGGAGGCGTGCGGGTGGTGCGCCGGGTGGCGTTGTCCGCCGCTGCTGCAGCGGAGACCGGTAGGTGGTGCCAGGTGGTGGTGTCGGCAGCTGTCGTCGTGCCGGCGGAGGCCTTTTGAGTGCTGCCGGGTGGTGCCAAGAGGTGGCGCCGGTGGCCCGTCGTGGGCGGCGACCTGCGGGAGGTGCCGGGAGTCGCCAGGTGGTGGCAGGGGAGGCCTGCGGGTGGTGTCGGCCGTCGTTGCTGTGGCGGAGACCTGCTGGTGTGTCGGGCGGTGGCTAGCTGTGGTGGATGATGATGTCGCCGAAGGACGTCCGGGCGTGGATCTCGATGGTCTCGCCCTGCTCCGGCGCTGGGGCGTCGACGGCCTGGAGGCTGTTGCGGACGTGGCCGAACTGGGTGTGCACGTCCAGTAGCGCGGCCGTGCCGGCGCGGACGCCGACCTCGAGTTCGCCGAACGCCGTCTTGAGCGACACGGTGCCGCGCACGGTCTCGCCGATCCGGATGACGCCGTTGGCGGTGGTGGCCGTGACGTCGGCGTGCGCGGAGTCGACGGTGATGTCGCCGTTGGCGGCCTTGACCCGCAGGTCACCGGTGACGGTGCCGACCCAGGTGTCGCCGTTGGAGTTCTTCACGGTCGCCGTTCCGTCGACGTGTTGCAGGCGCACTCTGCCGGTCCCGGTGCTGACCTCGGCGTTTCCGGCCACTCGGCGCAGGGTGATCGCGCCGGCGGACGTGTTCAGGTCCACCGTCGCCGTGTCCTCGAGGTGCAGGTCGCCGGCCCCAGCCTTGATCCGGCACTCGCCGAGCCGGCCCTCGGCGCGGAATGCGGCGAGGCCCGCGTCGGCGTGCAGGTGGGAGCCGGACGGCAGGGCGATATCCACGTCGACCGAACCGATCTTGCCGAACAGGCCGAGTCGCTGCTTCGGCCCCTTCACCAGCAGCCGGCCGGCGGTGAATTCCACCTGGGTCTGCTCGGCGGACCGGACGTCGGCGTCCTTCGCCGGGTTGGACGGACGCACCTCGACGGTGGTGTCGGCACGGTCGCTGGCCGTGAGCCGGACGTCGCCGTATCCGAGGTCGATGGTGACGGAGATCGGTTCCGGGGTGTCGAAAGTGGGCATGGCGGCACGCTCCTGACGGGTGTCGAAAGTAGGCATGGCGGCGATCTCCTGACAGGTGTCGAAGGGCCGGGAGCGGCTAGCGCACCCAGCCGGTGAAGTGGTCCGCGCCACGGGGAGCGCGCTGGGGCTGCCCGAAGGATCCGGACGCCGCGGCGGAGGCTGCCCGCACCAGCCAGGCGTTGACGGACAGCCCCTCGCGGCCCGCCGCCTCTTCGATCCGGGCCTTGAGCTGGTCGGACAGTCGGAAGTTGATCCGCGAACCGGAGCCCTCGTCCAGGTCGGCGACGATGGGCGGAACGCCGGTCGCGCGGCCGGGCGCCTCGGGAGCGGGCTCGGCCGGGGGCGGGGTGACGACGAAACTGGGCTCACGGCCGCGAAGGCGCAGCTCGACCGAGCCGGGGGCCAGGTCGAGTGTGATCTCGTCAGCCGCGGCCGACAGCGCGTCGAGGAGTGCGAGCCGGAACGCCGACTCCAGGGGCGCCGACAGCCGCTCGGCGAGGGCCCGGGCTTCCTGGCCCCCGAGGTCGGCGGCGGCCGCGAGCTCCCGGCAGACGTTGTCGACATACGACGTGATGTTCATGGCACCATCATGGC
Proteins encoded in this window:
- a CDS encoding DUF4097 family beta strand repeat-containing protein produces the protein MPTFDTPEPISVTIDLGYGDVRLTASDRADTTVEVRPSNPAKDADVRSAEQTQVEFTAGRLLVKGPKQRLGLFGKIGSVDVDIALPSGSHLHADAGLAAFRAEGRLGECRIKAGAGDLHLEDTATVDLNTSAGAITLRRVAGNAEVSTGTGRVRLQHVDGTATVKNSNGDTWVGTVTGDLRVKAANGDITVDSAHADVTATTANGVIRIGETVRGTVSLKTAFGELEVGVRAGTAALLDVHTQFGHVRNSLQAVDAPAPEQGETIEIHARTSFGDIIIHHS
- a CDS encoding ATP-binding cassette domain-containing protein, whose amino-acid sequence is MTTTTAPPAVTAKGLRKSYGKHLVLDGIDLTVAEGSVFALLGPNGAGKTTTVQILSTLIGADGGEVRVAGHDVASAPDAVRAAIGVTGQFSAVDGLLTGRENLHLMADLHHLPRREGRVRAQELLAKFDLVEAAGKMAATYSGGMRRRLDLAMGLVGDPRIVFLDEPTTGLDPRSRRAMWQTIRGLVADGVTIFLTTQYLEEADQLADQIAVLDHGTLVAQGTAAELKRLIPGGHISLQFADAAALAAAARVLDGSTFDEDELTLQVPSDGSVLLLRGLLDRLDSAAITVEALSVHTPDLDDVFLALTGHSQEVEASR
- a CDS encoding toxin-antitoxin system HicB family antitoxin — encoded protein: MNITSYVDNVCRELAAAADLGGQEARALAERLSAPLESAFRLALLDALSAAADEITLDLAPGSVELRLRGREPSFVVTPPPAEPAPEAPGRATGVPPIVADLDEGSGSRINFRLSDQLKARIEEAAGREGLSVNAWLVRAASAAASGSFGQPQRAPRGADHFTGWVR